The region GCTCGGCGACTCGGAGTGCCGTCCGGCCTACCGCGAGCTGCTCCAGGAGTTCCTCGCCGGGCTGCCGCTGGACGAGCCGACCCGGGAGCGTGCGCGGATCAACCCGCTGCGCGTGCTGGACGACAAGCGCCCGGAGGTCCGGGCGATGATGGCGAACGCCCCGCTGCTGCTCGACCACCTCTCGCCGGCGTCGGCGGAGCACCACGCCGCGGTCCTGGCCCACCTCGACGACCTGGGGATCGCCTACGAGGTCAACCCGCGGATGGTGCGCGGCCTGGACTACTACACGAAGACGACCTTCGAGTTCGTGCACGACGGCCTGGGCGCGCAGTCCGGGATCGGCGGCGGCGGGCGCTACGACGGCCTGATGGAGACCCTCGGCGGCCAGCCGCTGTCCGGGGTCGGATTCGGCATCGGGGTGGACCGCACGCTGCTGGCCTGCGGGGTCGAGGGCGTCCGACCGTGGTCGACGGCCCGCGCCGAGGTCTTCGGCGTCCCGCTGGGCGACGAGGCGAAGCGACGGCTGGTGGTGCTGGCCGGCCGGCTGCGCAGGCTCGGGGTGCGGGTCGACCTGTCCTACGGCGGCCGCGGGCTCAAGGGGGCGATGAAGTCCGCGGACCGTTCGGGCGCGCGGTACGCCCTGGTGCTGGGGGAGCGGGACATCGAGGCCGGGACGATCGGCGTCAAGGACCTGGTCTCCGGCGAGCAGCGGGCCGTCGCGCTGGACGCGGTGGTGGCCGAGGTGGCCGGGCTGCTGCAGGCGTGAGCCTCGCCGACCGGTCCCGGTGGGACGCGCGGCACGCGGCCGTCGGCCCGGCCGTCCCGATGCCGCCGGACGCCCTGCGCGGCCGGGAGGAGCTGCTCCCCGCCGGGGGCGGGCCCTGGACGTCGCGTGCGGGCGGGGCGCCGTCGCGGTCTGGCTGGCGCAGCGGGGACTCGCCGTCGACGCGGTCGACGTGTCCGGAGCAGGTCTGGACACCGGGCGGGCACTGGCGGCCCGGGCGGGCGTCGAGGTCCGGTTCGTCGAGGCGGACCTGGACGAGGGCCTGCCCGTGAGCGGGCCGTACGACGTCGTGGTCTGCCAGCGCTTCCGGGACCCCGCGCTCTATCCGGCGCTCGCCGAGGCCCTCGCGCCGGGCGGGCTGCTGGTGGTCACGGTCCTGTCCGAGGTCGACGACGAGCAGGGTCCGTTCCGCGCTGCCCGTGGTGAGCTCACGGCGGCGTTCGAGGACCTGACCGTGATCGCGTCGGCGGAGGCCGACGGCGAGGCGACCCTCGTCGCCCGCCGCACCCAGAATCCCTGACCCCCGCGGCGCCAGAACGTGCGTCATGGAGCCATAACGCGCTCCAGGGCGTCGAAAACGTGCGTCATGGAGCCATAACGCGCTTCGGGAGCCCGACGCGGTCAGGGCTGTTCGCGGCTCGCGACCAGGGCGGCGAGGCCGGTGGTGATCGGGACCGAGGCGACGAGGCCGATGCTCCCCACCAGCGTGCGCACGATCTCCGTCGCCACGTCCTGCGTGGTCAGCACCTGGCCCAGATTCTGCGCCGACACGGTGAAGAGCAGCATCAACGGCAGCGACGCGCCCGCGTAGGCGAGCACCAGGGTGTTCACGGCCGACGAGACGTGGTCCCGCCCGATCCGCATGCCCGCGCCGAAGAGGGCGCCCGCGCCCAGGGCCGGGTTGGCCCGCCGCAGCTCCCAGACCGCGCTGGTCTGGGTGACCGTGACGTCGTCGAGCACCCCGAGCGCCCCGATCAGGACGCCCGCGAGCAGCAACCCGCGGGCGTCGACGGGCGTGCCGAGCGTCGCGATGAGGCTGGCGGTGGTGTCGTCGAGGCCGGTGAGGCGGGCGAGCCCGGAGAACAGCGCGCTCAGGCCCGCGATCAGGGCGAGGGAGACCAACGTGCCGAGCACCGCCGTCGACGTCCGGGCGGAGAACCCGTGCGTCAGGTACAGGACCAGGAACATGATCAGGCACGACCCGACGACGGCGACCGTCAGGGGGTCCGACCCCGCCAGCACCGCCGGCAGGACGAACAGCGCCAGGACGACGAAGCTCAGCCCGAGCGCGACCAGGGCCGCGAGCCCGCGCCACCGCCCGAGGATCAGCACCGCGACGGCGAACGCCGCGGCGAGCCAGATCAGCGGACCGGTGCGCTGGAAGTCGACGACCTGGTAGGAGCCGGCGTCGAGCGGATCCCCGCCGGACCACGCCAGGACGATCTGGTCCCCGACCGCGAACCGCGGTGTCGAGGGCTCGACCGGGACGAGTTGGACGAGGTCGCGGCCTGCGACGGGCCCGTCCGCGAGCCGCAGGGTCAGACCGGTGCAGCCGCCGTCGCCGGAGCCGGGGGTGCAGTCCGCCCGGGCCGCCGCGGTGACCTGCGCGTGCAGCAGCTGCTGGGGCGGCTGGGTCGTGACCGGCGCCTCCCCGCGCGGCCAGAGCAGGACCAGCCCGACGAGCGTCGCGAGCCCGCAGGGGATCAGCAGCGCGGCGATCAGGACGCGAACGCGCCGGCCGGCCGGGGAGGCGGGGGAGTGTCCGTGTCCATGTCCGTGACCCGTGGCCGCCGGGGGGCGGGGCCGCCCGTTGCGTGTGGCTGCCGGGGTGCCGGACACCACCTCGGCGGGGCCGTGCGGATCCGTGGCGACGGGCTGCAGGGCGGTGGTCGGCCGGCGCGGCCGGGGAGAAGGCCGGCCGTCCTCGGGGCGGCGCTCCGCCGGTGGCGAGTCGCGGCCGTACTGCGCGGACGAGGCAGGTCCGGGGGGCCGGCCCGGCTCACGGGGCGGTGCCGGGACCCGGTTTCCTGCCCGCTGCCCCGGGCCGCCGGGCCGGGCGGGGGTCCCGTCGGCACCGGGCGGCGGTCCCATCGCGTCGTCGACCAGGTCCCCGACCGTCCGGGGCACGGGCGGGGGCGAGCGCCGGATCAGCGGCTGGCCGCGCCCCGGCGTCGGCGGGTCGGTGCGGCGCCGCCGGTGGCGCCCGGTGTCGGACACGGCCCGACGTTCCTCCGGTCGTCCCGGCACTCGCGGATGCACGCCGCCATCCTGCCCAACCGGTCACGGAGGTGTGCCATCGCTTCACTCGGTCGTGTCACCTCCCGGTTCGGGCGATCACCGAGAGCAGCAGGACCACCAGCAGTCCGACCACCGAGATGACGGTCTCCATCACCGACCAGCTCCTGATGGTCTGCCCGACCGTCGGCCCGAGGCGCTCCTCGACCAGCCAGAACCCGGCATCGTCGACGTGGGAGAAGAACAGCGAGCCCGCCCCGACGGCGATCCCGAGGAGCGCCGCGACGACGAGCTGCGTGCTCCCCACCGCCGGGGTGGCCGGCGGGGCCCGGGCCAGGACCAGGGCGGTCACGGCGCGGTCCTCGGCAGGGCGACGCCGTGCGCGGCGAG is a window of Pseudonocardia sp. T1-2H DNA encoding:
- the hisS gene encoding histidine--tRNA ligase — translated: MSTAQAKQTDKQQSFAAPKGIPEYVPPESAGFTHVRDTLVAAADRAGYGHIELPVFEDTGLYARGVGESTDVVSKEMYTFSDRGGRTVTLRPEGTAGVVRSVIEHGLDRAGLPVKLRYAGPFFRYERPQAGRYRQLQQVGVEAIGVDDPALDAEVIAVADEGFKALGLRGYRLELTSLGDSECRPAYRELLQEFLAGLPLDEPTRERARINPLRVLDDKRPEVRAMMANAPLLLDHLSPASAEHHAAVLAHLDDLGIAYEVNPRMVRGLDYYTKTTFEFVHDGLGAQSGIGGGGRYDGLMETLGGQPLSGVGFGIGVDRTLLACGVEGVRPWSTARAEVFGVPLGDEAKRRLVVLAGRLRRLGVRVDLSYGGRGLKGAMKSADRSGARYALVLGERDIEAGTIGVKDLVSGEQRAVALDAVVAEVAGLLQA
- a CDS encoding class I SAM-dependent methyltransferase produces the protein MGRAARGRRPGRPDAAGRPARPGGAAPRRGRALDVACGRGAVAVWLAQRGLAVDAVDVSGAGLDTGRALAARAGVEVRFVEADLDEGLPVSGPYDVVVCQRFRDPALYPALAEALAPGGLLVVTVLSEVDDEQGPFRAARGELTAAFEDLTVIASAEADGEATLVARRTQNP
- a CDS encoding YibE/F family protein, whose amino-acid sequence is MSDTGRHRRRRTDPPTPGRGQPLIRRSPPPVPRTVGDLVDDAMGPPPGADGTPARPGGPGQRAGNRVPAPPREPGRPPGPASSAQYGRDSPPAERRPEDGRPSPRPRRPTTALQPVATDPHGPAEVVSGTPAATRNGRPRPPAATGHGHGHGHSPASPAGRRVRVLIAALLIPCGLATLVGLVLLWPRGEAPVTTQPPQQLLHAQVTAAARADCTPGSGDGGCTGLTLRLADGPVAGRDLVQLVPVEPSTPRFAVGDQIVLAWSGGDPLDAGSYQVVDFQRTGPLIWLAAAFAVAVLILGRWRGLAALVALGLSFVVLALFVLPAVLAGSDPLTVAVVGSCLIMFLVLYLTHGFSARTSTAVLGTLVSLALIAGLSALFSGLARLTGLDDTTASLIATLGTPVDARGLLLAGVLIGALGVLDDVTVTQTSAVWELRRANPALGAGALFGAGMRIGRDHVSSAVNTLVLAYAGASLPLMLLFTVSAQNLGQVLTTQDVATEIVRTLVGSIGLVASVPITTGLAALVASREQP